The Alkalihalobacillus sp. TS-13 genomic interval TTCTGGAAGTTCAACGAATACGATATCTCCAAGCTCATCTTGCGCAAAAGAGGTGATTCCGATATAAGCTTTGTTTCCTTCAACTCTTACCCATTCATGTTCTTCTGAATAACGTAATTCCTTTGGATATTCCATTCTTATCCCTCCATAAGTTTCTCATTAAAGTTTAGTTTCTTAAAATGATTCTAATGTAATAGTAATATAAAACAGTATGCTTTCGCAATCTGTTCTATTTCCACGTTTGTTCGAACTGCTCCTCTTTAAAGCCAACTGTTACAGTATTTCCGTCTGTTACAATCGGGCGCTTGATCAACATGCCGTCTGATGCAAGCAGTTCCAGCAGTTCTTCTTCTGAAGAATCTTTCATTCGATCCTTCATGCCGAGTTCGCGATATTTCTTTCCACTCGTATTGAAGAACTTCTTCAGCTCCAGTCCGCTCTTTTGGTAAAGAGAGGTTAACTCTTCTTTTGATGGGGTGTTTTCGACAATATGTACATCCTCGTATGCAACACCATTTTCATCCAGCCATTTCTTCGCCTTCTTACAGGTTGAACAGCTTGGATACTCATAAACTGTTAACGACAATTGGGACACTCCTTACTCAACAATTTCTGTATTTTCTGAAGAGCTTCTATTCTATTTTATCACAACATATTGCCCGACAAACGTATAAAGGCTTATTGCCGAAATTTAATTTAGTTGCAATTAAGGCTGAACAATCTGCAATACCATTTTGAAAGAATGAAGCTTTGCATAGCTTGTTTCATTTTTCGAGTTCTATGTGCTTTCTCAACTTCATTTAATAGGATATGACAAGCTTGTTGAAGGAGAATGCATATGCTCGCCACTGTTTCTGGATACATCCTATTAGGTCTTTCTATCGCAGCTCCGGTCGGTCCTATCAACATCGAAATCATCAAGAGAGGACTTCAGTATGGGTTTTGGCCAGCATTTCTTGTTGGAGCAGGCGGAATCTCCTCTGATCTTACTCTTATGGCACTCATGTTTTTTGGACTTTCCAAAATCATGTCTCTTGCATGGGTGAAAATCATACTGACATTCTTAGGCTGTTTTATCCTATTATATTCAGGCTGGACAAACCTCCGAGCTAACACCCTAAAGATGAAACCTTCAGAAGCTTTCACTTCCATCCCCTCTGGTATCGGCATCCGCTCCTATTTGACGGGTGTCACCATCGCCGCTTCCAATCCAATGAATTTACTTTTCTGGCTCGGGATTTATGGCTCCGTCTTGAATAGTGCACTGCATCAGAACAATCATTTACAATCTTTCATTTTATGCAGTCTCGTTTTTATCGGAATTGGTTTATGGAACCTGAACCTCGCATTTACTGTACACTTCGGCAGACTATTGATGAACACACGTGTCATGAGAGGTGTCAATATCATTGCCAGTCTCGTATTGATCGGATATGGCCTGAAGTTCGGCTATATAGGACTTAGCGAACTGCTGTACATAATCAATTCTTGAAGCCGAAAGTGATCTCCTTCATTAAATTTGTCGGAATGTAAAAGAAGCCCCCATCAGCATTGAGGACCTCCTTTAAGAGAGTGTATTTTTATCTGGAAAAGAGAGTTTTAAAATTTAATAAACAAATCGGTGACGTTTTGAACCTCAGTTTAATTATATGGTTCAAAACGACGACGAATAAGAAACAAGAAGTTCTAGGCACGAAGGTTTCGAGGCCCGGATTGTATCTGTTAATACATGAGGACCGGAGAAACCAAGTAACGCCGAAATTCGCCGTTTATCATTTGGTGACGTTTTGAACTTCAGTTTTAAAGCACATACTTTTCGTCATCTAACAAAACACCAGCAACCTCACGCTTCTTCTTAACAACATTGATTGGTGTGTAACGGGTCAATTTCTTAAGAGCAGAAAGCATCATCCGCAGCTGATCTCCATCTTCGATTGCAACGATGGATTCTTTCGCGTGGGATTCGATTCGCTCAAAGGCTTCCTGACAATAAATTTCTGTGAGACGAATCTTTTGTGCAGCTTTTTCTGCGCCATGTTTTTGGATCGCTTTTTCAGTCCTCAACACGACGGATTCGATGGCATACGCCTCACTTACGATATCCGCGACATTTGAAAGGATTTCTTGCTCATGTTCCAGCTTTTCTCCATATTTTTGGACAGCAAGACCAGCAATCATCAAGAAAATCTTCTTCGCATTTTTCACAAATTGTTTTTCTTGAGCGAGCGGCTCATCACCAAGCTCCTCTGGCATTAACATCATCAGTTCATTTTGAAGCTCTGTCGCCTTTTGAAGGAGCGGCAATTCACCTTTCATTGCTTTACGGAGAAGTGTACCTGGCACCAATAGACGGTTGATTTCATTCGTACCTTCAAAGATTCGATTGATCCTTGAATCCCGGTACATGTTTTCAACTTCATACTCGGACATAAAACCATATCCACCATGGATTTGAACAGCTTCATCAACTACATGGTCCAAAACTTCTGAAGCGAATACTTTATTCAGTGAACACTCGATCGCATATTCCGCAATTCCTTTAGCAAGAAGTGAGCCATCTTTTTGCTCTTCTGGAGATAAGACACCTAAACGGTCCTCATACATTCCGACTGTCCGATAGACGGAACTTTCTGAGGCGTACGTCTTTGCAGCCATTGTCGCAAGCTTCTCCTGGATGAGTGTGAAGCGAGAGATCGGCTGCTTGAACTGTTGACGTTCATTTGCATATTTGATCGATACTTCCAGCGCACGTTTGGCTGCCCCTACACAGCCAACCGCAAGTTTATACCGACCGATATTCAAAATATTGAACGCGATCACATGTCCTCGTCCAGCTTCACCGAGCAGATTTTCTTTCGGTACTAATGCATCATCAAGAATGAGCGTACGAGTAGATGAGCCTTTGATCCCCATCTTCTTTTCCTCTGGCCCTGTTGATACACCTTCATAATCACGCTCTACGATGAATGCTGAAAAATGTTCACCATCGATTTTGGCATAAACCACAAAAACATCTGCAAACGCTGAGTTCGTGATCCATTGTTTCTCACCATTCAACACATAGTGGGTTCCAGCATCATTCAGCTTCGCGACCGTTTTTGCACCTAGCGCATCAGAACCAGAACCTGGCTCAGTCAATGCATATGCTGCGATGCGTTTTCCTGTGGCAAGGTCAGGTAAATACTGTTGCTTCTGTTCTTCATTCCCGAACAAGACGATCGGTAAGGAACCAATCCCGACGTGAGCACCATAGCTTAATGAGAATGAACGTGCTCTTGAAAACTTCTCAGTGATAAGAGAGGAACTGATTTTATCGAGAGCCAGACCACCGTATTCCTCTGGAACATCGGCCCCTAGAAGCCCTAACTCTCCTGCTTTTGTCAGTAAATCCCTCGAAATATCGAACTGATGGTTTTCAATCTTTTCAAGTTGCGGAACGACTTCCTTTACGACAAAATCTTCTGTTGTCTTCCCCATCAAAGCCTGTTCTTCGTTGAAATCCTCTGGTGTAAATACACTCTGCGCTTCTACTTCTTCTATCAGGAAGCTTCCACCTTTTGCTGCTTTTTCTACACTGCTAGACATACCTTCTACCTCCTTTTATGATTGGATCAACTCGAATACTCCAGCGGCTCCCATACCCCCGCCGATACACATTGTGACTACTCCGAACTGCTCGTTTCTTCGTATCATCTCGTGCATTAGCGTTAATGTCAGTTTTGCACCACTGCATCCAAGTGGATGGCCTAATGCGATCGCTCCGCCGTTGACGTTGACTTTTTCTTCATCAAGCCCTAGCTGGCGGATGACCTGCAAAGATTGAGATGCAAATGCTTCATTCAGTTCGAACAATCCAATGTTGGATTGTTCGAGTCCCGCTAGCTTCAATGCTTTTGGAATGGCTTCAACTGGTCCGACTCCCATGATTTCAGGTGCGACACCAGCAACCGCAAATGATCGGAACTTCAAAATCGGTTTCAATCCTTCCGCTTCAGCTTTTTCACGATCCATGACAAGGACAGAAGCTGCACCGTCACTCATCTGGGAGGAGTTCCCTGCCGTAACGCTTCCCTTTGCAGAGAAAGCAGGTCTCAGTTTCCCGAGCACATCAAGTGTTGTATCCGACCGGACTCCTTCATCTGTTGAAAATGTTGTCATTTTTTCTTGCAATTTATTGTTTTCATCGACCCATCGTTTCGGCACTTCCACTGGTACGGTTTCATCTTCAAATTTACCTTCCTGGATAGCTTTTGCAGCCTTCTGGTGGCTCCGTAATGCAAATTGATCCTGATCTTCTCTGGTGATGCCAAATCGGTTTGCAACCTCTTCTGCTGTATAGCCCATTCCCATATAATATTCAGGCCTTGAATCGAGAAGCGCAGCATTCGGCTTAACGACATGCCCTGGAACAGGTACAAGACTCATTGATTCAGCCCCGCCAGCAATGATCGCTTCAGCATGACCGAGCATGATTCGCTCAGCGCCATATGCGATACTTTGCAACCCGGAGGAGCAATATCGGTTGATTGTTATTGCCGGTACATTATCCGGTAATCCTGCGAGACCGCCGATTAAACGAGCCATGTTCATCCCTTGTTCTGCCTCTGGAATCGAACATCCGATGATCAAATCATCGATTGTTCCATCATAGCCACCAGCTCGCTTCAATGTCTCTTTCACTGTCAATGCACCAAGATCATCCGGCCTTACATTGGCAAGTGTTCCTTTTTTCGCTTTTCCGACAGGTGTTCTTGCACCTGCAACAATTACTGCTTCTTGCATCTTCACCCCTCCTTAGTTGCGTAGTGGTTTTCCTTTTACGAGCATATGCTGCATACGTTGTTGTGTCAGCGGTTCCCCTGCAAGACTCAAGAATGCTTCACGCTCAAGGTCCAATAAGTATTGTTCATCAACGAGTGTGCCCTCAGGTACTTTACCCCCAGCAATGACATAGGATAATTTTTTAGCGATTTTCAAATCATGATCTGAAATCATATTGCCGAATTTCATCGTCTGAGCACCGAGGAGCATTGTTGCATATCCGGCTTCCCCAGCTACTGGAATCTTTTTACGTTGAGGTGGTCGGTATCCTCTGTTGTATAAGGAAAGGACTTGTTGTTTCGCGTCGTAGATTAGGTGATCGGCGTTGACACTGATCCCGTCCTGTGGTCGTAAAAATCCAGCTTCCTTCGCTTCATGGGCTGAGGTTGAGACCTTCGCCATCGCAATTGATTCGAATGTTTGGATCGCCAGTTTTTGAAGATCAGGTTTGATATCTTTCGGAACTTGCTCTAACAGGCGCGTGTACAACTCCTTGTTTCCACCGCCTCCAGGTATGATCCCGACTCCCACTTCAACAAGACCCATGTAAGTTTCAAAGGATGCTTGAAGACCTGCTGCAGGCAGCGACACCTCTGTTCCGCCCCCAAGTGTCATGTTGAAAGGAGCAACGACGACTGGCTTCGCACTATAACGTACTCGAGCCATCGTTTGTTGAAATTGTCGGACCATAAAATCAAGTTCAAAGAAGTTGTCATCCTGCGCTTCCATCATGATCAGCATCAGGTTAGCCCCGACACAGAAGTTTTTCCCCTGGTTTCCGATGACAAGTCCTTTATAGTTTTTTTCCACTTCATCAATCGCGTGATGGATCATCTGGATGATATCCGGACCGATCGAATTGTTTTGTGAGTGGAATTCCAGTAAAGCAACTCCGTCACCCAAATCAATGAGACTAGCGCCTGTGTTTTTCCTGATGACTCGATTTTCATTCTTAAGGCGGCTCAAACGGATGATTTTACTATTTTCATTGGCCTGTGTGTACTCGCCCTTATTATAAAATTCAAGATCTGTTCCTTTTTGCTGATAAAATTCTTTTTTGCCTGATTCAAGCATGTCAGTAACCCATGCCGGGACGGTTTCCCCTTCTGCTTTCATGAGTTCAACTGACTTTTCAACACCAATCGCATCCCATGTTTCGAATGGACCCAGTTCCCAGCCAAATCCCCATTTCATTGCGTCATCAATCGCTTTGATATCATCAGCAATCTCATAGGCTTTTTCCGCAGAATAGAGTAGAACTGGTTTTAAAATCGACCAAATCAGCTTTCCAGCACGATCGTCTGCATATACAAGCGCTTTCATTTTATCCGGTAAAGTCTTTGCCTGTTTGCTAGTCTCAGTGGATGCGGTTTTCAACTTTTTACGCGGACCATATTCAAGTGTTTCTGGATCGAGTTCAAGAATCTCGCTCTTCCCATCAACTTTCTTCTTTAAGTAAAATCCTTGCCCGTTCTTGCTGCCAATCCAGCCTTTTTCATTCATCTTCTGCATGAACTCTGGAACTTCAAAAACAGCTTTTTCTTCCCCTTCGACCTGATCATATACGTTCTTGGCAACGTGGATGAAGGTGTCGAGTCCGACGACATCCAATGTACGGAATGTAGCACTCTTCGGACGACCGATCGCTGGCCCTGTCACCGAATCGACTTCCCCTACCGAGTAGCCGTTTTTCAGCATTTCTTGAACGGTAACCAACAATCCATATGTTCCGATCCGGTTTGCGATGAAGTTCGGGGTGTCCTTCGCTTCAACGACTCCCTTACCGAGTACCTCTTCTCCAAACTGATTGATGAACTCAAGCACTTCAGGTTTTGTAGCACTTGTCGGAATGACTTCTAAAAGCTTTAAGTACCGTGGCGGGTTGAAAAAGTGCGTGCCAAGGAAGTGTGCTTTGAAATCTTCACTTCTTCCTTCTGCCATCGCATTGATCGAGATTCCTGATGTATTGGAACTTACAATCGTTCCAGGCTTCCGATACTGCTCGATTTGTTCAAAAACCTTCTTTTTGATACTCAAGTTTTCTACAACGACCTCAATGATCCAATCCACTTCACCTAGCTTTTCAAGATCATCCTCTAAATTCCCCACCTCGATCATCTCCAGGTGATCCTTTGAGCTAAGTGGCGCCGGCTTGTGCTTCAACAATTTTTGTCTAGCCGTTTCTGCCAGCTTGTTCCTCACTTGCGGGTGCTCTAAAGTAAGCCCCTTTGCTTCTTCCTTTTCGGTTAGCTCTCTCGGTACGATATCCAGTAAAACACTCGGGATACCTACGTTAGCTAAATGAGCAGCTATACCTGAACCCATTACACCTGAGCCGATAACAGCCACCTTACGAATCTGATATGACATGATGAACCTCCTTTATATGAATGAATACTCATTCATTTTTTAAGCAAAAAATAGAGCCTTAACTATTATACGTTCAAAAAGAGGTGACGAATAAGGAACAAGAAGTTCCAGGCACGACGGTTTTGAGGACCGGAGCGTATAATATAATACGTGAGAACCGGTAAAACCGAGTAACGCCGAAATTCGCCGTTAATTATTTGATAACTTTTTGAACCTCCTCTATAAATACTATAAGAAATTTTGACCCATTACGCAACACAAATTTCAGAAAATTTTTATGATTGCGTCTTATTTTTATTCTACAAGTAATTCAAGCCGATGGACGATGCATTTTCAGGATTTCCTTGATTTGATCGATATGCCGCTTTTCGTGATAGCCAATGAACTCGATCCACTGTGATAACTTCATAGGTCCGAAAATCGGGTGTGAAAAAGCTCTTTTCTCAAGCAATGAAGGATCTTCTACTTCATCCAACACCTGAATGAGTTTATTTCTTGATTGTTGTAGGGCAACTTTCGCTTCATCCTTTGATTTATAACGTCCTATGGGCCGTACATACTCAGGTGCATCCACAACCGGATACCTTTTGGCCGAACGATAAACCGGGTGGTCGGGTGTTTCTGTGTCTTCTCCATGACAGATTAAGTATTCACTTTGCTTGGTAATGACATGTTCAATCAAAACTAAGTGTTCCAATACTTCCAAAACGGACCATGAATCAATTGAAATACGAGCTTGACCTTGTTCCTCAGGAATTTCATCAATTGTTGCCATCAATTCTTTTCTGCCTTCTTCAAAAACGGACACGTCATCCCTCCTCGAAAACGATAAATATGACTCTTCTTAATCAATGTTCGACAAACCCGTTGTGAATTCCCTTTATTTTTTCATAATATGCTCGATTGGGAGGAGATTGTGTTATTTATTTTTCGCGGAAGAAGTATCCAATATGTTCAGTGTTCAGTATTACGGTTTTTCGATCTGTGCTCCGCTTTTTCTCATTCTGCTGTCCCAATTTTGCTCTGATTCGGACAGTGCTCCGCTTTTTCTATCTCTTCCTGTCCGAAGTTCGGATAATCTTTCGTTTTTCCCCTCTCCCTGCCCATTGTTGCCCCAGATCAACATTAATCCAAAACAAAAAAAGAAACAGACGCGATAGACGGCTGTTTCCACAAATTCTATTTATTTTCCGAAGACACCTTTCAGTACGAATGCTACGTTTGCCGGTCGTTCAGCAAGACGTCGCATGAAGTAGCCATACCAGTCATTTCCGTACGGTACATAGACACGCATCTTGTAACCTTCATCCCGCAGTTGTCGTTGAGCATCGATCCGAATTCCGAAAAGCATTTGGAACTCAAATTGATCATTCGGAATGTTATGCTCTTTTACAATTTCTTTCGTATAAGAGATGATTTCATCGTCATGAGTGGCGATTGCAGTATAGTTTCCATGCAATAGATGCATTTTGATGATTTTCTTAAAATTCTCATCCACATCTTTTTTCTCTGGAAAAGCGACAGAAGGAGATTCCTTATAAGCACCTTTAACTAGCCTTAAGTTAGGGCTGAGTGAATCGAGGTCCTGTATGTCCTCAACTGTTCTATATAAATAAGCCTGTAATACAGTGCCTATATTTTCATATTGTGCTTTCAATTCTTTAAAAATATCAAGTGTAGCCTGGCAGCGCGCTTCGTCTTCCATATCAATCGTAACAAAGACATCATTCTTATCCGCGGCTTCCATAATCCGCATCATGTTTTCTAACACTAATTCACGGCTGATGTCTAATCCCATTGAAGTCAATTTCAATGAAAGCTGTGATTTCAGATTTTTTTTCGCTATCGATTCGATCGCTTCGATACAGTGATCTGTCATCTCTTTTGCTTCATGCTCATTATCGACAAATTCACCAAGGTGATCGATGGTAACGTACAGTCCTTCCTCATTAAGTTTCTGGATAACATTCAAGGAACTTTGTAATGAGGCACCAGCGACAAAACGTCCTGCCCCGAATCGGAGACCGTATTTCTTCGCCAACTTTGTCGCCACTTTATTTTTAGCCATGAACAAAAAGAAATTTTTCAAAATCTTTTCCATAAAAAATCCCCCTATACTGAAAACGGATGCAAAAGGTTGTACACTATATATGAACTAAAACTGTTTTGACTAAACTCAACAGTATTTTAACATTTTTTCGACAACATTTTTACTTTTTTCAAAATTTAATTTTTTCTACTTTAGAATTGTAATTATTCTTGAAAAAGTGTAAAATTACACAAAAGCATTTTTAGGAGAGAAAAATACGAAATGAATATGGATCAGATGATTGAAATCGTATCTTCCAAATTGAAGCTCATCCGTATCGAACATGGATACACCCAAGATAAAATGGCATCCACATTGGGAATTTCTAAAAAAACACTTTTACAAA includes:
- a CDS encoding proline dehydrogenase family protein; this translates as MEKILKNFFLFMAKNKVATKLAKKYGLRFGAGRFVAGASLQSSLNVIQKLNEEGLYVTIDHLGEFVDNEHEAKEMTDHCIEAIESIAKKNLKSQLSLKLTSMGLDISRELVLENMMRIMEAADKNDVFVTIDMEDEARCQATLDIFKELKAQYENIGTVLQAYLYRTVEDIQDLDSLSPNLRLVKGAYKESPSVAFPEKKDVDENFKKIIKMHLLHGNYTAIATHDDEIISYTKEIVKEHNIPNDQFEFQMLFGIRIDAQRQLRDEGYKMRVYVPYGNDWYGYFMRRLAERPANVAFVLKGVFGK
- a CDS encoding DinB family protein; this translates as MSVFEEGRKELMATIDEIPEEQGQARISIDSWSVLEVLEHLVLIEHVITKQSEYLICHGEDTETPDHPVYRSAKRYPVVDAPEYVRPIGRYKSKDEAKVALQQSRNKLIQVLDEVEDPSLLEKRAFSHPIFGPMKLSQWIEFIGYHEKRHIDQIKEILKMHRPSA
- a CDS encoding arsenate reductase family protein; protein product: MSLTVYEYPSCSTCKKAKKWLDENGVAYEDVHIVENTPSKEELTSLYQKSGLELKKFFNTSGKKYRELGMKDRMKDSSEEELLELLASDGMLIKRPIVTDGNTVTVGFKEEQFEQTWK
- a CDS encoding acyl-CoA dehydrogenase family protein; protein product: MSSSVEKAAKGGSFLIEEVEAQSVFTPEDFNEEQALMGKTTEDFVVKEVVPQLEKIENHQFDISRDLLTKAGELGLLGADVPEEYGGLALDKISSSLITEKFSRARSFSLSYGAHVGIGSLPIVLFGNEEQKQQYLPDLATGKRIAAYALTEPGSGSDALGAKTVAKLNDAGTHYVLNGEKQWITNSAFADVFVVYAKIDGEHFSAFIVERDYEGVSTGPEEKKMGIKGSSTRTLILDDALVPKENLLGEAGRGHVIAFNILNIGRYKLAVGCVGAAKRALEVSIKYANERQQFKQPISRFTLIQEKLATMAAKTYASESSVYRTVGMYEDRLGVLSPEEQKDGSLLAKGIAEYAIECSLNKVFASEVLDHVVDEAVQIHGGYGFMSEYEVENMYRDSRINRIFEGTNEINRLLVPGTLLRKAMKGELPLLQKATELQNELMMLMPEELGDEPLAQEKQFVKNAKKIFLMIAGLAVQKYGEKLEHEQEILSNVADIVSEAYAIESVVLRTEKAIQKHGAEKAAQKIRLTEIYCQEAFERIESHAKESIVAIEDGDQLRMMLSALKKLTRYTPINVVKKKREVAGVLLDDEKYVL
- a CDS encoding 3-hydroxyacyl-CoA dehydrogenase/enoyl-CoA hydratase family protein codes for the protein MSYQIRKVAVIGSGVMGSGIAAHLANVGIPSVLLDIVPRELTEKEEAKGLTLEHPQVRNKLAETARQKLLKHKPAPLSSKDHLEMIEVGNLEDDLEKLGEVDWIIEVVVENLSIKKKVFEQIEQYRKPGTIVSSNTSGISINAMAEGRSEDFKAHFLGTHFFNPPRYLKLLEVIPTSATKPEVLEFINQFGEEVLGKGVVEAKDTPNFIANRIGTYGLLVTVQEMLKNGYSVGEVDSVTGPAIGRPKSATFRTLDVVGLDTFIHVAKNVYDQVEGEEKAVFEVPEFMQKMNEKGWIGSKNGQGFYLKKKVDGKSEILELDPETLEYGPRKKLKTASTETSKQAKTLPDKMKALVYADDRAGKLIWSILKPVLLYSAEKAYEIADDIKAIDDAMKWGFGWELGPFETWDAIGVEKSVELMKAEGETVPAWVTDMLESGKKEFYQQKGTDLEFYNKGEYTQANENSKIIRLSRLKNENRVIRKNTGASLIDLGDGVALLEFHSQNNSIGPDIIQMIHHAIDEVEKNYKGLVIGNQGKNFCVGANLMLIMMEAQDDNFFELDFMVRQFQQTMARVRYSAKPVVVAPFNMTLGGGTEVSLPAAGLQASFETYMGLVEVGVGIIPGGGGNKELYTRLLEQVPKDIKPDLQKLAIQTFESIAMAKVSTSAHEAKEAGFLRPQDGISVNADHLIYDAKQQVLSLYNRGYRPPQRKKIPVAGEAGYATMLLGAQTMKFGNMISDHDLKIAKKLSYVIAGGKVPEGTLVDEQYLLDLEREAFLSLAGEPLTQQRMQHMLVKGKPLRN
- a CDS encoding acetyl-CoA C-acetyltransferase; the encoded protein is MQEAVIVAGARTPVGKAKKGTLANVRPDDLGALTVKETLKRAGGYDGTIDDLIIGCSIPEAEQGMNMARLIGGLAGLPDNVPAITINRYCSSGLQSIAYGAERIMLGHAEAIIAGGAESMSLVPVPGHVVKPNAALLDSRPEYYMGMGYTAEEVANRFGITREDQDQFALRSHQKAAKAIQEGKFEDETVPVEVPKRWVDENNKLQEKMTTFSTDEGVRSDTTLDVLGKLRPAFSAKGSVTAGNSSQMSDGAASVLVMDREKAEAEGLKPILKFRSFAVAGVAPEIMGVGPVEAIPKALKLAGLEQSNIGLFELNEAFASQSLQVIRQLGLDEEKVNVNGGAIALGHPLGCSGAKLTLTLMHEMIRRNEQFGVVTMCIGGGMGAAGVFELIQS
- a CDS encoding LysE family translocator; this encodes MLATVSGYILLGLSIAAPVGPINIEIIKRGLQYGFWPAFLVGAGGISSDLTLMALMFFGLSKIMSLAWVKIILTFLGCFILLYSGWTNLRANTLKMKPSEAFTSIPSGIGIRSYLTGVTIAASNPMNLLFWLGIYGSVLNSALHQNNHLQSFILCSLVFIGIGLWNLNLAFTVHFGRLLMNTRVMRGVNIIASLVLIGYGLKFGYIGLSELLYIINS